CCCCGGACCTTTGACGAAGGACCGCTACCTTCTGAATCCCCGCGAGTCGATCTATGCGCTCGCGGGTCAAGCGGATCAATACTTCAGCGATCAGCGCCGCTGGTCCACGGATTCCTCCCTCGTGCTAGGGAAGGGGAGCGACCTTTCTTTCGAGTTGCCGGTTTCCTTCACCCGTAGGGATCAAGAGTGGAATTTCGGTCCCGGGATGCATTCGGATAATCTGCTGGAGACCATCCTCGTCTCGCCTCGTGTGATGGCCGGCGGGAAAGCCTGGTCCGCGGAGGCCGGGGCGCAGTATCGTTACGACTCGCTCGAGCTCGATCAATTTTCCGAGATCGCCCGGATCAACCAAACAACCGCCGCTCAGCTATCGCGCGATGTGCTTGGTCTCTACGCGAACGGGGAATGGGAGCCATGGAGGAGCTGGTATCTTCATGCTTCGGCCCGCTGGGAAGTCTCGGAAGTCGATGCTTCGGCCCGGAGCTTTGCCTTTCCGGAGGATCCTGATCTGAACTTCTCCCGTGGGAATGACGAGACGAATCAAGCCTATCAGATTGGCTTGCGTTGGGAGCCGCGATCCGATCTCAGCTCATGGCTTCGCTATGATCGGCTCTATCGGTTGCCCTCGATGGATGAGATCGCGTCTTATCAAGGTTATCCTCTGAGCGTGCCTTTCAATGACCAGCTCCAAGCCGAGACGGGCCACAATGTGGAGCTAGGTGCCGAGTGGAAGCCGGGACCATGGATGTTCCGCATGAATGGCTTCGCGCAGTGGCTCGAAGGCGAGATCATTTTCGACTACCTGCAGAACCTCAATCTGAACCTCGCCGACACCCGCCGCGTCGGCTTGGAAACTGCCGCAGGCTATCAATCGGGAATCTGGGATGCACAGTTCCATTACACGACGCTCACCGCGGAGTTCCAGAACGGGCCTTACGAGGGCAAGCAGGTCTACCTTGTTCCGAAGCACGAACTGACGGCGACGCTTGCCTGCCGCCCGATCGAATGTGTCACGGTTCAGGCCGAGTATCAGTATGTCAGCGACGCCTTTGAAGGGAATGACTTCCAAAACGTGCAGGAGAAACTGCCATCCTACGGTGTCGCCAACCTCCTGTTGCGCTACGAGCCGAAACCCGGCCTTTCGATTTACGCGCGCGTGAACAATCTCTTCGACGAACGCTATGCCACGGTGAAATACAGCGGGGTCTGGTACCCCGCCGCTGGCAGGCAATTCCAAATCGGCATTCGCCGCGAACTCTGATGATCGACCGGATTTTCATTCTGATCCTGCTCGCCACCTCTGCCGTGGCCGGTCCCTATCCAGGGGCCGCTGGAGCCTCCGGGAGCGATGCGATCTCGAAGGACGATCCACGTTTCGTCCAGTGGGTCAGCGGCCATCTCGACTACGTTCTCGGCGCAAATGTCACGAACAGCTGGCGGACTCCAGCGAAAGCTTACGGCCCGGCGACCGAGGACGTCTTCGACATTGTCTGTCTGGGAGACGGGGGAAAGATCACCCTCTACTTTCCGCATCCCATTATGGACGGGGAGGGGGCAGACTTTGCCGTCTTCGAGAACTCTTTCAGCAATACCTTCCTCGAACTCGCCTTTGTCGAGGTGTCGAGTGATGGGGTGAATTTCATCCGTTTCCCTTCGGCTTCGCTCACGTCTTCTGCCACGAACTCGATTGATCCCACCAACTTGCGTGGTCTGGCGGGCAAGCATCGCGGTGGCTTCGGGACGCCATTCGATCTCGCTGACCTCAGCGCGCCGCCGACGCTGGACAAGAACAACGTCCGCTTTGTGCGTCTCATCGACATCCTTGGCAATGGCACCTCGAAGGACAGCGACAACCGTCCGATCTTCGATCCCTATCCCACCACCGGATCCGCGGGCTTCGACCTCGATGCGATTGGTGTGATCCACCGGAACAACGGAGATTTTCCGATAGTCCTCTCCGGGCTCGATGGAGGCGGCTTTGAGATCGAATGGGGCAGCAATCCGGGAAACCGGTATCGGATCGAGAAGTCGCCCGATTGTGTGGAATGGCTTCCCGTTCAGGAACTGCCGGCAGATCCGACTGGTGGTTCGACCTCGTTCTCTGTCGCCAAGCCCGCTGAGGCAAAGTTCTTC
This portion of the Luteolibacter luteus genome encodes:
- a CDS encoding TonB-dependent receptor, which produces MNPRLFIAIFLLSPALGAEESESLSEIIVEANAETVIPAHFAGSSTVIDEEEIAGAGVRSVADLLATKGGIRLSSTSGNSSGSAVHLRGFGENASSRVLVLVDGRPINRPDMGGVSWLEVPISRLARVEILRGSQTARFGNNAVGGVINLITKEGGKTASVIEAAGGSDGYMMARASHQGTYDGHGISFDLERNFTDGWRDNAASELESAAFRWNKELAKGAEAIFGVSWADEFNGFPGPLTKDRYLLNPRESIYALAGQADQYFSDQRRWSTDSSLVLGKGSDLSFELPVSFTRRDQEWNFGPGMHSDNLLETILVSPRVMAGGKAWSAEAGAQYRYDSLELDQFSEIARINQTTAAQLSRDVLGLYANGEWEPWRSWYLHASARWEVSEVDASARSFAFPEDPDLNFSRGNDETNQAYQIGLRWEPRSDLSSWLRYDRLYRLPSMDEIASYQGYPLSVPFNDQLQAETGHNVELGAEWKPGPWMFRMNGFAQWLEGEIIFDYLQNLNLNLADTRRVGLETAAGYQSGIWDAQFHYTTLTAEFQNGPYEGKQVYLVPKHELTATLACRPIECVTVQAEYQYVSDAFEGNDFQNVQEKLPSYGVANLLLRYEPKPGLSIYARVNNLFDERYATVKYSGVWYPAAGRQFQIGIRREL
- a CDS encoding PEP-CTERM sorting domain-containing protein, with translation MIDRIFILILLATSAVAGPYPGAAGASGSDAISKDDPRFVQWVSGHLDYVLGANVTNSWRTPAKAYGPATEDVFDIVCLGDGGKITLYFPHPIMDGEGADFAVFENSFSNTFLELAFVEVSSDGVNFIRFPSASLTSSATNSIDPTNLRGLAGKHRGGFGTPFDLADLSAPPTLDKNNVRFVRLIDILGNGTSKDSDNRPIFDPYPTTGSAGFDLDAIGVIHRNNGDFPIVLSGLDGGGFEIEWGSNPGNRYRIEKSPDCVEWLPVQELPADPTGGSTSFSVAKPAEAKFFWRVVRLD